The following are from one region of the Centroberyx gerrardi isolate f3 chromosome 16, fCenGer3.hap1.cur.20231027, whole genome shotgun sequence genome:
- the ppargc1b gene encoding peroxisome proliferator-activated receptor gamma coactivator 1-beta: MADCAPLLDEELSSFVFNYLTENSGSQYGEEEVCSDRLDTDFPDIDLSQLDASDFDSVNCLSELHWCNDQPADASPASIHYSTADELFEIEEENAALLAALTDSLDGMVDAEVGGLSVFPALGEEPDREEEEDDSLPLHAGDFSQSPGAETEDPSLLKMLLLTPPNVPTGIDAHKDGGHGHRHSNRSLHLRPVRPLVKSDIPQERKPRAVRPAGRLCTELHRHLTTAQDAEDTPAADTEEDEEEEEDEDSESEEDEEEEEEEEEEEESSGSEAESAAVTAAAPVEPTKPQFSSEKELHSVVELIRYMHTYCLPTRKQQGRDLAGLARGRRPEASRPAAPNSHGKVVLAVGPGTSGGSAGTGGGAPRRLPFARRREMKANSLLRELLEQSGSFDVSKPYRLHSPPYSHSHSPGRGGVSAPSAPAKPAHPPSSKPELRKDSSCSPERRTLSASSFEAPRSPEEAAEDGGSFSVRRSRRLASFPSRFAKRLRPGRARGGEGKEREEREEGRAGVKLLPTQAGGGTTTEPAAEQLTPGDGGGGGRAAAEPTKPCCHSEKRACLCLPLNSKSTGESQYGTKPFEQTLSVDLCGTAGLTPPTTPPHKPVEDELFKPAEGGKGGGGDGGGGGESVHSAANSNSSAAGKGSSWLSRTHHQRKLPEQTELYAQLRRMGQAGDGDVHRTFGDHDYCALSLGESRKRSAAMLGAILRAREGGEEGGRSRAPKGAEGQAPEGSVKEEDEEERPAPSEQAPENQREHQMVTVVMSSSPPSHRQSAAATPPASEEEAERSSASRSPSPILHSSPDSPASKTDSSENSEICPDDKQRNKAKSDEDNCQVFYIHNLPNSVTQNMLRKRFQVFGNAEDCKVIIRNEERCGVIKIRQSGVQRHWRERDTLFQNGAGGLRRLTRKRYIDLDEAGPGPVKSKYDALDFDTLLKEAQKSLHR, encoded by the exons tatggggaggaggaggtgtgttcGGACCGTCTGGACACTGACTTCCCGGACATCGACCTCTCCCAGCTGGACGCCAGCGACTTCGACAGCGTCAACTGTCTCAGCGAGCTGCACTGGTGCAACGACCAGCCGGCGGACGCCTCGCCGGCCTCCATCCACTACAGCACAGCCGATGAGCTCTTCGAG ATCGAAGAGGAGAATGCGGCTCTGCTCGCCGCTCTGACGGACAGTCTGGACGGCATGGTGGACGCCGAGGTGGGCGGGCTCTCCGTCTTCCCCGCGCTGGGGGAGGAGCCCGaccgggaggaggaggaagacgacaGCCTTCCTCTCCACGCCGGGGACTTCAGCCAATCCCCGGGCGCCGAGACAGAGGACCCGTCTCTG ctgaagatgctgctgctgacgcCTCCCAACGTTCCCACGGGCATCGACGCGCACAAAGATGGCGGTCACGGGCATCGCCATAGCAACAGGAGCCTCCACCTACGGCCGGTCAGACCTCTGGTCAAG AGTGACATCCCTCAGGAGCGGAAGCCTCGAGCGGTGCGTCCGGCGGGCCGTCTCTGCACCGAGCTCCACCGCCACCTGACCACCGCCCAGGACGCCGAGGACACCCCGGCCGCCGACAccgaggaggacgaggaggaagaggaggacgaggacagCGAGTcggaggaggacgaagaggaggaagaggaggaggaggaggaggaggagtcttCCGGCAGCGAGGCGGAGAGCGCGGCGGTCACGGCGGCGGCCCCCGTCGAGCCGACGAAGCCCCAGTTCAGCTCGGAGAAAGAACTGCACTCTGTGGTGGAGCTGATCAGGTACATGCACACCTACTGCCTGCCCACGCGCAAGCAGCAAGGCCGCGACCTCGCCGGTTTGGCTCGCGGCAGGCGACCCGAGGCCTCCCGCCCGGCCGCCCCGAACTCTCACGGCAAAGTCGTCTTGGCGGTCGGGCCGGGGACTAGCGGGGGCTCGGCCGGGACCGGTGGCGGCGCCCCCAGGAGGCTGCCCTTCGCCcggaggagggagatgaaggcCAACTCGCTGCTCCGCGAGCTGCTGGAGCAGAGCGGCTCCTTCGATGTGAGCAAGCCTTACAGACTGCACAGCCCGCCCTACTCCCACTCCCACAGCCCCGGCAGAGGAGGAGTCTCCGCCCCCTCCGCCCCGGCTAAACCGGCCCACCCGCCCAGCTCCAAACCGGAGCTTCGTAAAGACTCCTCCTGCTCCCCCGAGAGGAGAACCCTCAGCGCCTCGTCCTTCGAGGCGCCGCGGAGTCCCGAGGAGGCCGCGGAGGACGGCGGCTCCTTCTCGGTCCGGCGCTCCCGGCGCCTGGCCTCCTTCCCCAGCCGCTTCGCCAAGAGGCTGCGGCCCGGACgggcgaggggaggagaggggaaggagagggaagagagggaggaggggagagcggGGGTCAAACTCCTGCCGACCCAAGCCGGAGGGGGAACCACGACGGAGCCGGCGGCGGAGCAGCTGACCCCGGGcgacggcggcggcggcggccgggCCGCGGCGGAGCCGACCAAACCCTGCTGCCACAGCG AGAAGCGAGCCTGCCTCTGTCTGCCACTGAACTCCAAGTCCACAGG aGAGTCCCAGTATGGCACCAAGCCTTTTGAGCAGACGCTCAGCGTGGATCTGTGTGGAACAGCAG gtctCACCCCTCCCACCACCCCGCCTCACAAACCCGTGGAGGACGAGCTCTTCAAGCcggcggagggagggaagggtggCGGCGGCGACGGCGGAGGAGGCGGCGAGTCGGTCCACTCCGCCGCAAACTCCAACAGCAGCGCCGCCGGCAAGGGCTCGTCCTGGCTGAGCCGCACCCACCACCAGCGGAAGCTCCCGGAGCAGACGGAGCTGTACGCCCAGCTGCGGCGCATGGGCCAGGCGGGCGACGGCGACGTCCACCGCACCTTCGGCGACCACGACTACTGCGCGCTGAGCCTCGGGGAGAGCCGCAAGCGCAGCGCCGCCATGCTGGGCGCCATCCTGCGGgcgagagaaggaggggaggaaggagggaggagccGAGCGCCCAAAGGAGCCGAGGGTCAGGCCCCGGAGGGGAGCGTgaaggaggaggacgaggaggagaggccGGCGCCGTCGGAGCAGGCGCCGGAAAACCAGCGGGAGCACCAGATGGTGACGGTGGTGATGTCATCGTCACCGCCGTCCCACCGCCAGTCGGCGGCAGCCACGCCGCCGGCctcggaggaggaggcggagcgcTCGTCGGCGTCTCGCTCGCCCTCGCCCATCCTCCACTCGTCCCCCGACTCCCCCGCCAGCAAGACGGActccag TGAGAACTCAGAGATCTGTCCTGACGACAAGCAGAGGAACAAAGCCAAGTCTGACGAG GACAACTGCCAGGTGTTTTACATCCACAACCTGCCGAACAGCGTGACCCAGAACATGCTGAGGAAACGCTTCCAGGTCTTCGGCAATGCGGAGGACTGCAAAGTCATCATCCGCAACGA ggaGCGCTGCGGGGTGATAAAGATCCGTCAGTCGGGGGTTCAAAGACACTGGAGAGAACGGGACACGCTTTTCCAGAACGGAGCTGGAGGCCTAAGGAGGCTGACCAGGAAACGCTACATAGACCTGG atGAGGCGGGTCCAGGTCCCGTCAAGAGCAAGTACGATGCGCTGGACTTCGACACTCTGCTGAAGGAGGCCCAGAAGTCGCTGCATCGCTGA